GTTCACGCCTTCCTGCCTCTTGAGTGCAATCACTTTTCGCTCGGCTTCGCGGCAAATTACGCGCGCGAGGTGCATGAGCGACGCGGTTTTGCTCCCGCCGGGAAGCACGAAGCTGGTTATTTTTGGCAGCTCGGCGTCGGTTTTGTCTATCAGCTCCTCGATTTCATTCACTTTCTGGGGCGAGAGGCGTGGAATCGCTATCTTCTCCCCCTCGGGAGTCGCGAGGTCCGAGCCCACCACGAAGAGCGTGCGCTGTATCTTGGACAGCCTCGCCTTCAGCTCCGGGTCGTCTGAAAACGCTATCACTATACCGAGCACCGAGTTGAGCTCGTCTATCTCCCCAGTCGCCTCTATCCTCGCATCGTCCTTCGCGACCACGCGGCCCCCTATTACGGTAGTTTCGCCGCCGTCGCCCCTCCTGGTGTAAATTTTCATAAGCGCCACCTACAAGGTTATGGAATATGTGAGCAGGTCCCCCACTGCAACGGTTATCAGGAGCGCGCCGAGAACGAACGGGAGAAACGGCGGCAGCTCCTTGTACACGTAAACCTCCTTCACCCTGAGCTTCT
This genomic stretch from Candidatus Micrarchaeia archaeon harbors:
- a CDS encoding cob(I)yrinic acid a,c-diamide adenosyltransferase, producing MKIYTRRGDGGETTVIGGRVVAKDDARIEATGEIDELNSVLGIVIAFSDDPELKARLSKIQRTLFVVGSDLATPEGEKIAIPRLSPQKVNEIEELIDKTDAELPKITSFVLPGGSKTASLMHLARVICREAERKVIALKRQEGVNDAIPVYLNRLGDLLFVFARSINYKKKVPETLWR